The Pseudomonas sp. LFM046 region TCGAGACCTCGACCCAGCCCCCGAAGCGGCGCTTTCGCACCCTTTGTGCCAGCTACTCCTCAAAGCGACTCGTGGCGTCACGATCACGCTCGTAACGCCTCGTGAGCGGAAACGGCGGCAACCAGGACTCGCGACGGATATTCCAGAGCTCATAGGTTGGCTTCAGCTGGTCAGGGGCATCCAGGGCCCCCAGGCTCACTTCGATTTCGTCATCGCTGCGCGCAAACACAGACGAGCCGCAGCGGGGACAGAAAAACCGTCCGGCGTAGTCGCGTGTTTCGCCCTCGATCGTCACCGCATCCTGAGGGAATATCGCGGACGCGTGAAAAAGGGCTCCGTGATGCTTGCGGCAGTCGAGACAGTGACAAATGCCGACCCGATAGGGGCGCCCGGACGCCACAATTCGGACGCTGCCGCAAAGACAACCACCTGTGAATCGGTCCATGCTGCGTCTCCTCTGAAATCAAGCGGACGGAATCTCTGCAATGAACGCCCACGGGCGTCCATGAAACCTGTTCAACACCTACCGCTCGTCACCTGCATACCTGTATGTATAGCGCCGTCCGACCTTCGAAGTTGGCCGTGAAAATTCCTCGTCTGTTTCCCTGGTGATTCACTGTGGGAAAATTTCCCGCGCAAATCCTCACCATTAAAAGAGCCCGCACTAAGCGGGCTTTTTCGTTATTACCCGAAGTTCCAAAAAATTCGTCACAGGCTCGAGGAATCAGGCCTGCCGCCTGTCTAGAACACTGTAGCCAGAGATGAACAGGGGGCTTACTGGAGACTCTACCGAAATACTTTTCGTTGGGGAGGGGAACCAAGAGAACTGAGACGGAGGCCTGATCATGCTATTCAAAAAGTGCCTACTCGCTCTGGCGATTGGTGGTGTTCTCTCGGCATCCAGCGTGCTGGTCCCGGATTACATTTCGAGTTCATCCGTAGTTCACGCCCAAGATGGAGGCGGTGGACATGGCGGTAGCGGTGGTGGTGGCGGTGGCCACGGTGGTAGCGGTGGCGG contains the following coding sequences:
- a CDS encoding GFA family protein, whose product is MDRFTGGCLCGSVRIVASGRPYRVGICHCLDCRKHHGALFHASAIFPQDAVTIEGETRDYAGRFFCPRCGSSVFARSDDEIEVSLGALDAPDQLKPTYELWNIRRESWLPPFPLTRRYERDRDATSRFEE